From a region of the Daphnia pulicaria isolate SC F1-1A chromosome 1, SC_F0-13Bv2, whole genome shotgun sequence genome:
- the LOC124323028 gene encoding speckle-type POZ protein-like, producing MYRFTTAIFNQRSEKVSAQEVILQKNSQPSLIIFTVDKQLALDSLLPDGSLTIHCEVEYAVGKENVSDTNEDCRGHQIECSDQFSANIGNLFNNETFSDITFKVFDQEFKAHKNILAARSKVFSAMFEHPTKKQSSNKVEIVEILYEPDVFEEVLRFIYTGLVPLDKMESMADLLLEAADKYSLEKLKIACENHEIHNMDADACFRHLTYTNHINPEERLKKSAILYFRRFPGKVMATDGWKNYKEWTDDPVWTLIRDIMETIHLPQV from the coding sequence ATGTATCGATTTACGACAgccattttcaatcaaagaaGTGAAAAGGTATCAGCACAGGAAGTCATCTTGCAGAAAAATTCCCAGCCatctctcatcatttttacggttgACAAACAATTAGCTTTGGATTCCTTGCTGCCAGACGGCAGTCTTACCATTCATTGTGAAGTTGAATATGCAGTTGGCAAAGAAAACGTGTCAGATACAAACGAAGATTGTCGAGGCCACCAGATCGAATGCAGCGATCAATTCTCAGCTAATATCGGAAATTTATTTAACAACGAAACGTTTAGTGACATCACTTTCAAAGTCTTCGACCAGGAATTTAAAGCGCACAAGAACATTTTGGCCGCAAGAAGCAAAGTGTTCTCTGCAATGTTCGAACATCCGACGAAAAAACAGTCGTCAAATAAGGTGGAAATTGTGGAAATTCTCTATGAACCTGACGTGTTCGAGGAAGTTTTACGCTTCATCTACACCGGTTTGGTGCCCTTGGACAAGATGGAAAGCATGGCCGATTTACTCCTCGAAGCTGCCGACAAGTATTCActggaaaaactgaaaatcgcGTGCGAAAATCACGAGATTCATAACATGGATGCTGACGCTTGTTTTCGTCATCTTACTTACACCAACCACATCAATCCAGAGGAAAGATTGAAGAAAAGTGCCATCCTTTACTTTCGTCGTTTCCCAGGTAAAGTCATGGCGACCGACGGATGGAAAAATTATAAAGAGTGGACCGATGATCCGGTTTGGACCCTTATCCGAGATATCATGGAGACGATACATCTTCCACAAGTTTAA
- the LOC124311662 gene encoding speckle-type POZ protein-like, which yields MELKVAQVNNVFNIQVPFLTTLRSPKSESYLWSPPFSAKETPNYLWKLQLIDKVTTLGIYVVHINTEGECINIVNPVLVKLSIANQKGEKIHQQVMSSKPDVYEVPFKLTKEEILNSNCQQANGSLTFYCEILSYFNAGSTVMDEAETAHPLPFNCSCQLIDQLEELFDGMLFSDFTFNVRGREFQAHKCILATRSRVFAAMFQHPTKENLSSLVVIEDTEPDVFYELLRFIYTGRVPLDKMNKLASGLLVAADKYLLDQLKAECENHLHCHMSVDNCFELLLIDQQYPADQFREEAIKFFRRHPVEVMATDGWKKMKEENPRLLCDMQEIYIQDLSKAHSLALCYVQNSWK from the coding sequence atggaATTGAAAGTTGCTCAAGTGAATAATGTGTTTAACATTCAAGTGCCATTTTTAACTACTCTGAGGTCACCAAAATCAGAGTCATATCTGTGGTCACCTCCATTTTCAGCGAAAGAAACTCCAAATTATCTATGGAAACTGCAACTGATTGACAAGGTTACCACGTTAGGAATTTATGTGGTCCACATTAATACAGAGGGAGAATGCATAAATATTGTCAACCCAGTTTTAGTGAAGCTATCAATTGCAaaccaaaaaggagagaagattCACCAGCAAGTAATGTCATCAAAGCCAGATGTGTATGAGGTTCCATTCAAATTAACCAAAGAAGAAATCCTGAACTCTAACTGCCAACAAGCGAATGGGAGCCTCACTTTTTACTGTGAGATTCTATCTTACTTCAATGCAGGATCTACTGTAATGGACGAGGCTGAAACTGCCCACCCCCTACCATTTAATTGCAGTTGTCAATTGATTGATCAACTAGAAGAACTATTCGACGGCATGCTGTTCAGCGACTTCACTTTCAACGTCCGTGGTCGCGAATTTCAAGCTCACAAATGTATTTTGGCGACAAGAAGTCGAGTCTTTGCCGCCATGTTCCAGCATCCGACTAAAGAAAATCTGTCGAGTCTCGTCGTCATTGAAGATACTGAGCCAGACGTGTTCTACGAACTTCTTCGTTTTATTTACACCGGACGTGTGCCTTTGGACAAGATGAACAAATTGGCCTCTGGACTGTTGGTCGCTGCTGACAAATATCTACTGGATCAACTGAAAGCCGAGTGCGAAAACCATTTGCATTGCCACATGTCAGTTGACAATTGTTTCGAGTTGCTGTTGATCGACCAACAATATCCAGCGGATCAGTTCCGGGAGGAAGCCATCAAATTCTTCCGGCGTCACCCAGTCGAAGTCATGGCGACAGACGGatggaaaaagatgaaagaagaGAACCCGCGTTTGTTGTGCGACATGCAAGAAATTTACATTCAAGATTTGTCCAAGGCTCACTCCCTTGCTCTCTGTTATGTCCAAAATTCATGGAAATGA
- the LOC124311795 gene encoding speckle-type POZ protein B-like, translating into MSTIFRPKAENWCISKCDVEKVHFEWNIQQWLLVTSEGQDDLSVQFQEKKRPSVIWCVTLHNRKGHVTLGVSQPSRHYTDQSYRVEMTILNEKAKGGKAWSQTVIVPKKFDGIYEFMKIDKLLMEYQYMLSDGSVTVSCEIQYITKEESVSDKGITHCAQPASINCTNQLVTQLLNVHGRQFEAHKCILVSSSKVFEAMFNHPTKENITNQVVIEDIQPEVFHELLRFIYTGRLTSTTMETMAARLFAAADKYLLDQLKSECESHLLRQMSAENCMELLLLSSDQIHPADNLKKNAVDFFRRYPREVMAIDGWKRARQEHPNHSIWNLL; encoded by the exons ATGTCCACAATATTTCGACCGAAAGCGGAGAACTGGTGCATTTCGAAATGTGACGTCGAGAAAGTTCATTTTGAGTGGAACATTCAACAGTGGTTGCTCGTAACTTCCGAAGGTCAAGATGACTTGTCCGTGCAAtttcaagagaagaaaagacccTCTGTGATTTGGTGTGTGACACTCCACAATAGAAAAGGTCACGTCACTCTTGGTGTGTCCCAGCCGTCCCGTCATTACACAGACCAATCCTACCGAGTGGAGATGACAATTCTGAATGAAAAAGCAAAAGGAGGAAAGGCTTGGTCTCAGACAGTTATCGTGCCGAAGAAATTTGATgggatttatgaatttatgaaGATTGACAAACTTCTGATGGAATACCAGTACATGTTATCGGACGGCAGTGTAACCGTTAGTTGCGAGATTCAGTATATAACTAAGGAAGAATCGGTATCGGATAAGGGCATTACTCATTGCGCTCAGCCAGCATCAATTAATTGCACCAATCAATTGGTTACCCAGC TTCTTAACGTCCATGGGCGCCAATTTGAAGCTCACAAATGTATTTTGGTATCCAGTAGTAAAGTATTTGAGGCCATGTTCAACCACCCTACCAAGGAAAATATCACAAATCAAGTTGTGATTGAAGACATTCAACCTGAAGTATTTCACGAACTCCTTCGTTTCATTTACACCGGCCGCTTGACTTCAACTACGATGGAAACAATGGCTGCCAGACTGTTTGCGGCTGCCGACAAATATTTGCTGGATCAACTAAAATCGGAATGCGAGTCTCATTTGCTTCGTCAAATGTCGGCCGAGAATTGCATGGAATTGCTTCTGCTCAGCAGCGACCAGATCCACCCAGCGgataatttgaagaaaaatgcaGTGGACTTCTTCCGGCGTTATCCACGTGAAGTGATGGCGATTGATGGATGGAAAAGGGCGAGACAAGAACATCCCAATCATTCTATTTGGAATTTGTTGTAG